TCAGGACGGAGTTGTGTGAGCAGGGAGGATCGCGTCGCCGCTTCCCCCGGCTGCCGCTGGTCACCTCCGCGGCGGAGATGCAAATGTTTTGGCTTCTGATCTTCATGACCATCGTTTTCCTGGTCTGCTCCATCCCTTTAGTGGTAAGGAAGAcagctttatttcatttttccaTTCATGCTGTATAttccagagatcttcaacaaggGGCACGGGACCAAATGCCAAATGATTGTTcgaaagtttaaaaaatagaaggaaaataaacaaaaaatatgtcTGAACACTTacataggtaaggtagccatccacagatacagttaagcttaaggattcactgtgacacattttaacatgatgtataaatatacgAATAggtcaacaattattatttgaatatcttagtattgtatgcactataaaaaaagtaaaaaggccacgttattgtaggccctaccttttatactatatatatatatatatatatatatatatatatatatatatatatatatatatatatatatatatataagtggtccctgctccatctgttTTTCAGCTGGGAGGACCTTGGCCTAAAAAATatgaagacccctgatctacAGTATTGTTTAGCAACATTTGCGCATGGTGCGTGCCAAGTACATTTAGTTCTTATGTTGATTTTATGTTGATcttaggttgtttttttctgttacgtgtttgtgttgtgaagcaacagattgttGCACTATGCCCAAGACAAATGTCCCCTCGGGGaaagtgtattctattctattctagtTATTGCTCTCTATtgaattttttattaaaacacttATCTTAGACATTCTCTGACCGTGTTTCTATCTGAAAGGTGCGAATATTCGTGAACCAGATATACGACCCTGCGTATGTCTCTGCTGGGGGGAGGCCTGACTACCGGAGCGACATGTTGGCGATCCGCTTCGCCTCATTCAACCCCATCTTAGACCCCTGGGTGTATATTCTGTGCCGGAAGAACCTGCTGCTGAAGGGCTGCGAGAAGCTGAAGAAGACCGTGTTCCGAGTTAAGGATAATCACAGTGATAACATCGGCTGGGTAGGAGGTCAACACTCGCCTCCGTCTCTAAACAGCAACGCCACCAGTTACGCGTCATTACGCACAGCCAGCTACAGGAACGACGTGGAACACCAGGTGTCCAACAATAATACATCGTTTACAGACTTCGCAATGAGGCAGGGGTGGGAGTACGACACCGCCCAGGTCAACTTCCACCCGTTCAGCGTCGAGTCGCCCGCAACTCACGGCTGTGAAGAAGAACTAGCAGCCGGCTGCAGACAGGAGGGGGCGGCTCCAGGACGCCGCGCGACGCAGCTCCTCACTGCGCACTTTAGAAAAGTGGACATTGTCACCTGCACCTTCAGCACACCAAGTTCATGTCAGTCAGCGAAATGCCTTTGATGAACTTCTGTCAAATGCCAGCATCAGTTTAGAAATGTTTCAAAGTCGGGCAACTGCTTCATCTGCACAGCAACACTGGTAGCCGAATTCCACTGAGAAAAAGCTCTGAAGCACCAAAGAGCCATTAACTATGGAagcaaataagaaaaacaaaaaaatcaagttTCAGAatttccaaaaaagaaagaaaatatattcaGGTTACTCAAATTTGATTGGTCAAATTCAGATCCAAAAATTGAAGTTGAAATAATTCACATAGCAACATCTGGGCTACCCAAAACAGGATAGGCAAGCGAGCCTGAATTCCGGCCTATCAGAGCATGGTGTGTCATGTCATGTGATGCAAGAAAGATGCTCAAAAATGAAAACTCAAAGATGACTGGTAGCTCGTGATTCATCAATGTTGTTGTttatgaacaaacaaacacagggttGGAATTATTTCAACTTGAATTTTGGATCCGacattgaccaatcagatttgAGTAACCTGAatctattttattcattttttgggAATTCTGAATTCAGaagaaatacattcaaatacatggttttttaaagttaaatgttTCAATATTAAGTATTTAGCGGCTGTTAAAACTCAAATACTTGTGTCTCTTATTTGCTTCCCTACATGTCAgctgaaatgaatgaaacacTTAAAACAGCACTTAGCAGCTATGACTGTAATCATCTCAACATCAGCACTGGGTCAAACATCTGCCTTACATACCGTATATGTTCACCTGCTGCACAAAGGTCTctaaatttacatttattttaggcTTTTTGTTTTTAGGTTAAGTGATCCACTTTGAGGATCTAAGACAAGTACATCATTTGATATCAACATCTTCTTTATATCAACCACAATATGTCTCCATTCAGGTGGAGTCCTGATAAACACCCCCAACCTACTACAGGCTAGCTTTAAGCTGTACGTAGTATGTATATACTTTTGGTGTCACTATGGGTGCTGGTAGAAAAACTGCGACCATGTTTTGTTCCAGTGTCCCCTAGCAAGTTACATTTGACCAATAGCTCCAATTGGGAGGAATCTGATTTGCTGACTTCTACTGAATGCGCAAAGACAATTGTGACCATTTCCAAACATGgaaatttaaagaaaacataatCATACCCTATGGGTACAAATAAAAGGTGTGACACTCTAAGAGTTTGATACACTGTATAAATCCATATGTGCCATTTGCAATACATGTTTATTGATTATGTGTTGTTAAACTTGATttcttactttttatttttaaatctacaTGCTGCTAATTCACTCCGTCTGTGTTGCATGATACAGGGGAAACTGAATGTAGACATTTTGAACCTCGTAAGTCTTGTTTTATATTGCACATTTGCATATCATGTTTTGATAACTGCCAACGTGAACATatcacctttaaaaaaagaaaataggctACTGTTTTAAGCTGTACGACCGGtggtgtctgctggatgtgttgGTGGGTCTTTgcagagaagaaaaaataaacaccGAAGAGACGGCACACTGCTGCGTTCTCCCTGCTCTGCTGGTTTAAAGAACAAGAAAGGAGCTTTAAAGGAAACATTTTTTAGTTGAGCAGACAGGTGGCAGGAGAGTGACGCTTCTTTCAGTTCAAACCGCAGACAACAGGTTCACATTTTGCCATTTATTTTAGACCAGCAGGTGGCTCTACAACATAAAAAGTCCTGCTTATATTGAACTAGAAAAAAAGGTAGTGGTGTTGATCCTGCTCACAGCAAAAATCATTATGGagagaaacccccccccccccccccccctcccccccaagtCATTTTCAGGCTGCGCAATcagtgaagtaaacagtgaTATCAAGATGTATATTAAAAAACTTTATTCCCTTAAAGGATAAtgtcatacaaaaataaagaaaactttataataataataataataataataataataataataataataatgtgacaTACTACTGGGAGTGTGTAACTGAGCGGAAATCACCACTTTAAGATGGAGGCcaggggactacagatgaaaaatagacttttggctaattctgtcATTTTTAACCCATGTATAATCATGCGTTTTAGTTATTTGTACTGTGCCCTTCTTAAATAAACTGACTTGAATTAACGTGAGAAATGTTGAGGTTCTGTAGTATAAAGGCTTCACTTGTTTGCTGCATACATTCTGGACATTGAGACTGACTGTGGACAAGCTGATATCATTACCCAGCTGTCAGACTCAAGTATGTGAAGTGAActtcagaatatatatatatatatatatatatatattttaagtataccACATCATTTCAATGTAGGTCAATTtgtttctggatttctttttaaagagcGAATCTGAGCTTTTggattgtgtttctgtttttattaaatcacTCAATTAGTTTGAGAAATGTCTTTTGCATCCAATCCAATTCTTCCCAGAATGAGCTGTCCACACCAGGTTaatgattaatgtaaaaatgagCACAACATGTACGtatagtaaaaataaaacaaaacaaatgtatgtactgtatgcgaGCCGAAGTAACTGTCAACGTGAAATCTGGCAATAAATAGATATTTATCTACAACACAGAGTTAATAAAAACAGCTCTCATATGAagctataataaataaataatttatcaGAAATAAATATACGTTACTTTTATACAGTAAAACATGAAGATGCATGGCATCCATTTGGCTGAGTTCACCTGAACATAGAAATGACACAATGTAATGTCCCTGtttttatgtgaaaaaaaagtgatatagcTTTTGTGAGGAGCTAGCTTCACTGGGAGTGATGGTGAGCATCATATCAGTCTTTAGTCCGAATATAAACACAGTGTCAGTCCTTTCactgtgtcttttctttctgtctcttgaGCTTCAGTCTTCAGGGCTCGCCCATATAAAATCAAAACATGTTCACATATGGAGTCTCTTTTATGTGAAATAATAACTGGTCTGGAGTATCCTGCAGTAGTTACCAGTTATGCAGTTGAAAACAATTCACTCTTTGAAGTGAACAAGAAATCCAGGCTGTGATTCACTGGTGACTTTCCCCTTGGTGGATGCTAGATCGGACCCACTACACGTATTGACGTCAACACAGGAAACAtacagggccctattttaatgatctaagcgcacggcgtgaagcacatggcgcaggtgcgtttagggcgtgtccaaatccacttttgctagtttgaaggtggaaaaaagggtccgtgcgccaggcgcatggttcaaaagggttgtacttagtgtcttcattaattcataggtgtgttttgggcgtaacatgcaataaaccagtcagagtgtcatctcccattccctttaaaagccaggtgcgtttgtaccttggcgcattgctagtatgatggcggatttgcaccgtaatatttttatttgtaatcttttgcatgtttgtgtgctgctgcatagtgtgtgtaacaagcacagTGTGCGTGCGCTGTGCATAaccctaggcgcattttactaattcgctgttaaaataacaatgaatattgactttagaccaggtttttgttggtcaatggtgtgATCAcctcccgctgcctcaagatagcaatacgccaagaatgcacctgaacacatctccctgtaagaccagcacgcccatgggcgcatagataggcgcaggtgcatttgctatttaaacgacgcaggcgctggacgggaaactgacaactgcgtcggtcttaaactagcaaagacacttacGTTGGGCTTCGCGCcgtgctgcgccgggtgcaagatagggcccttaggCTTCAACACTCTTGTTTGCCGATGTTGTTaataatttctccccaattttggATCACATTCCGGTTGGAACATGTACATTTAGCTAAGAAAAGCAATGCATTGTAATTCGTACGTATTTATTGGTGAATGCACCATAGTGACGCTGTATAAGAACGCTGTGGACGGCTGGGTCATAAAAAACTGTGCTttcaagacaaaacaaaataatttcacccaggaaacgtgtTTTTGTTCCTCGGAAGTGTTTTAATACAAGccatgatctttttcctaaacttaactagtcgttttgttgcctaaacttaactgtcgtcaccacatgacgctcactttttatcggctaaactcaactgtcatGACCCCTGAGAGGACTGTCATCTGGCGGAGCCTGTACCCAGCTACCAGTTACGTATTggcggctaaactcaactactAACTGCCGATGATACCACGGAGCTCTGTCGCCGGTGGTCCCTAATTTCGTAGGTtatcatacgaattggtgtGTCTACATTTTCGTTCTGTATTGTACAAACCTGTTCATTAGAATGCGTTGTTCGAGCGGTAGTTTTTAGTTTAGAAacctttatttgtgattttgcTGCTATACTCCGTAACTGCTACATGCAGCAAcagtaccctggaaatccagagttcttgcGAGAGCACAaattgaatttgctcagcgagtcactctggcattcagtaatgatgctcgttaactatgcccttgtagccgggctgcaccaatcacatcggtgtatctgaaataggcgggccagaggcgagctaaacagatgatgacagcgctgcgacgtcgaagtcattagtaaacattgcaagatggctacggatgaacaccagttgtttgaaacggctttggccgctaAAATGAACGACTTAGACTTGGCTTTTcatctaaaagaggaacagaagacggcgCTCAAATCgtttctttgcaagaaggacgtttttgctgttttgccaaGAGGATAaggcaagagtttaatctaccagttagctccgctggtagctaagcgtatggggatACGTCaacccgtgtattgttgtgattggttgtagtgttatccaattgcatacagtgagattttcaaatgcatgcttggggCCGCCCCTcaagttgggccattttcattactcattgccagacccttaatctttcggatttgggtctggatttccaggctacagCAATAGGCTAACGTCAGAGAAACCTGTAATCTTGGTGCATATGTCGTTAATTTCTCCTCAATTTGGAATCACATTGCTTCTAGAACATGTCCAGCtgtgtagtttttggtttagaagcctttattggtgatttatactggtagaaagtgctgctatactcCGTTACAGTCAGTGTCCGGCTGCAATGACAGACGGGAAGCCCAGGTGTTGACACCTGCACAGTATGCTCGTGTGGTGACGTCGACGCGTCCAGCAGGTCCGCTCTAGCATCTGCGTTTCCCCTCAGTCTCTGATTTTGACCTTTTCACCTGAATCATCCAGCTGCACTCTTCCTCCTCGACAGGAAATCCACCACAGGAAACCAACAAGTGGCCTCTGTCACTTCTTTGCCCTGTGTGTTACAGCGCCCCCCTCTGGCTCTTCCCTGTACCCAGGCCTTCCTCACCCTGAGTCCCTTGACTCCTCTCTGTTCAGGATGGGTGACACCCATCCTCACCACCTTCTCCCTGGTTGGTGTCTTCAGCCCATACACATGCAGCTGGCAGCTGATAATGACTGGATGGTCCTCCACGTGGTCTGGGCGTCCATGAAGGAAACCGGCTCGTACCGGTCGGGCCGGCAGCAGGGGTGGTTGCTAACCTTGCGTGCGGTGCGCCGGGGCAGCGAGCCGTTGTCCAGCAGAGCCTTCAGTGCCAGGTCGTAGTTTGTTCTTGAAGACTGGCAGGAGCCCACGCAAAACTTGAAGAGGACAATCTCATCCGAGTCAAAGCCCAGACCCAGGTCCCGAaccctcatctctctcttctccaCACGGCAGTCCCTGCTGCTCTGCTTGGGCTGCCTGCTCTTACCTTTACCCTTTCTATCTGCTTTTCCCGTCTCTTCcccttcctccttttctttcttcttcctcttcttctttttctttggtGATCCGGTGGGTAGAGGTTCTGAGGGGTCAGAGGAGCGTGGAGAGCGCCCCACCCAGCGACTACTGGGATGGTCATCCACCTCATCTGTTACAAAGGGGTCTAAAATGGAGATGAAAGAGGAGTGGTAGAGTTACAATGAAAATACATACTTATTCAGGAAATTATGAGTAATAGCATGCAAACTATCCTGCAAAATCTACAATTTTACTTCTACCTTTTAACTTAAAATTACTTCACGCTTTAAATcttatgtaaatatattttgctGGCTCAGATACAAAACAGATCCAACAGCTCATGCCCTCTTTCCACTCTAATACTGTCTGGTGAAGCAGATGTGCTGTAAATTACACTTTCATGAGAGGTTCAGTACCATATAGAGCGTGCCAAGTAGAGTAAGGGTCACTGTCGTCTTCCTGCTCCTCGTCCTCCAACACCTCTGGCAGCGTCACAGGAAGCTCTCGTTCCTCCTGGCCTGCCAGCAGGCCGGCGGCATGGCCCGAGTCTGAGCCCACACCAGCAGCCCCAGCTTTCATGTGGGCTCCTTCCACGAGAGGCAGCATAGAGAGGAGCACCCACAGCAGCACCTACAGCAGACATAAGTCACATGTTAGCTGATAAAGGGATTTCTGAGGGATCTGTTTAACTGACTTTCTTGCATGCTAAAAGTTAgcataatgaataaataaagccaAGGATTGCTACCAGGCCATTGAAAGTAACCAATTACAAGTACTCTCACTTCTGTAATTGAGTAGCTTTTTCACTCCTTggtactttttttgttgttgcattttatcaaattaataattattttaccTACATTAATTGGCAGGGCAACacgctgtaaacacaacattgatgtaTCATGTATCACCTTATAAAGTTAACATGGTGGAACTGTTGGCAAACAACTGACTGTTTACCcgtccagcagacacagagctaCATTAGCATTAGACACGTTTCTGTTCACCTGAAATTTAGGTTCAATATTCACTTTTTCCTTTTAGTTctattttggtctccaccagctGCTGAGGGAACTATCTGACTCTTTAGCTGATAAATGTTCCACCTTGCTCACCAGCTAGCCGCtaactgtctctgtctgttgtttggtgctaagcaggtagtgtacagtgggttttgaaccaaaacagtacaTTTTCAGGCCGtaaaaaaccccccaaaaacgATTAGCTGTATAGATGCTAAAAAGCTATGTAACGCTGAGGCTAAGTACAGCCCTTTCATGTTACACACactcatttgatccattgttaatacaGATATATTGATGTGTGCTGCTTTAAGTGGATTTGTAATAATGCATTGTACTAAATCATACTTctgaaaaaaggtaataattaCAGAGTGGCGTACAATTCGGCTGCTTAAATCGTCATATTTATCAAACAAGATATaac
This is a stretch of genomic DNA from Sander vitreus isolate 19-12246 chromosome 12, sanVit1, whole genome shotgun sequence. It encodes these proteins:
- the LOC144526961 gene encoding uncharacterized protein LOC144526961, encoding MTHHGVWIAKNMSCALRGRSGSAVLSGARLEQNAHRTAGGTRWRVRRKDRQGITSVMSAKAKVLLWVLLSMLPLVEGAHMKAGAAGVGSDSGHAAGLLAGQEERELPVTLPEVLEDEEQEDDSDPYSTWHALYDPFVTDEVDDHPSSRWVGRSPRSSDPSEPLPTGSPKKKKKRKKKEKEEGEETGKADRKGKGKSRQPKQSSRDCRVEKREMRVRDLGLGFDSDEIVLFKFCVGSCQSSRTNYDLALKALLDNGSLPRRTARKVSNHPCCRPDRYEPVSFMDAQTTWRTIQSLSAASCMCMG